The Clostridiaceae bacterium HFYG-1003 genome includes a window with the following:
- a CDS encoding DUF5049 domain-containing protein produces MTSKIKEQIIAIRDTGLTNMFDVNTVQRIAHEMEFYELVIFLEEEKIKYVNFILTGKGE; encoded by the coding sequence ATGACAAGTAAGATAAAAGAGCAGATTATTGCCATTCGAGATACAGGCCTTACCAATATGTTTGATGTGAACACAGTCCAAAGAATCGCACATGAGATGGAATTTTATGAGTTGGTCATTTTTCTTGAAGAAGAAAAAATCAAGTATGTAAACTTCATTTTGACTGGTAAGGGAGAATGA
- a CDS encoding virulence protein, with product MVINYNVTGAERKRLVAALSNLTGVKDKYLGMPSMAYEVGDFTIDKNGNLELSDKVNSEEIERVAGHLASEGFTPEKESKGTQAAQTADSGAFGLCISMPRSSFTETALDNVKAITQAKGKLIRHALQLDDLPIEITEDQVSFPWFEEMPSPEEVQAYTHLVSALCEMARNQKRITVKEKEVENEKYAFRCFLLRLGFIGKDYKDERKILLRNLTGSSAFKGGAKNEDN from the coding sequence ATGGTCATTAACTATAACGTAACAGGAGCAGAAAGAAAAAGGCTGGTCGCAGCTCTTAGTAATCTCACAGGAGTTAAAGATAAGTACCTTGGAATGCCTAGCATGGCTTATGAGGTAGGTGACTTTACCATCGACAAGAATGGAAACCTTGAACTCAGTGACAAGGTAAACAGCGAAGAAATCGAACGTGTGGCTGGGCATTTAGCAAGCGAGGGCTTTACCCCAGAGAAAGAAAGTAAGGGCACACAGGCCGCACAAACGGCGGACAGCGGAGCATTTGGTCTTTGTATTTCTATGCCAAGAAGTAGCTTTACTGAAACGGCGCTAGATAACGTAAAGGCAATCACTCAGGCGAAAGGAAAACTCATCCGTCATGCCCTTCAGCTAGATGATTTACCGATTGAGATTACAGAAGACCAAGTCTCATTTCCTTGGTTTGAAGAAATGCCTTCACCAGAAGAGGTACAAGCGTATACCCACTTGGTTTCTGCACTTTGTGAGATGGCAAGGAATCAAAAACGCATCACGGTGAAAGAGAAAGAAGTAGAGAATGAAAAATACGCCTTCAGATGCTTTTTACTCCGCCTTGGCTTTATTGGAAAAGACTATAAAGATGAGCGAAAAATACTGCTTAGAAACCTGACAGGTTCATCGGCATTTAAAGGAGGAGCAAAAAATGAGGATAATTAG
- a CDS encoding DUF4314 domain-containing protein: protein MRIISKERLQNLREKYPVGCRVELLRMDDIQAPMIGTKGTVIGVDDIGSIMVSWDTGSNLSVVFGEDLCRRV from the coding sequence ATGAGGATAATTAGCAAAGAACGGTTACAAAATCTTCGTGAGAAGTACCCTGTAGGCTGCCGAGTAGAATTACTAAGAATGGATGATATTCAAGCTCCAATGATTGGCACAAAAGGAACAGTCATAGGTGTTGATGACATCGGCTCCATAATGGTGTCTTGGGATACAGGCTCCAATTTATCCGTAGTCTTTGGAGAAGACCTTTGCAGGAGGGTTTAA
- a CDS encoding phage major capsid protein has translation MTITEMRNKRKKLIETMDGFLDTHKTKNGTLSAEDDKTYKTMEDEITELTNEIHRMERREAIEAELEKPVSKPIIENPMNGRLDNSEIKTGRAADSYKTAMLSALRSNFRNVSNVLQEGVDADGGYLVPEEYDSRLIDGLEEENIIRKLGHRITTSGERKINIAATKPAAAWIDEGEALTFSDATFSQINLDAHKLHVAVKVTEELLYDNAFQLENYIIKEFYKALANAEEDAFINGDGTGKPLGILAASGGAEVGVTAASATAITADEVINLVYSLKRPYRKNAVFILNDQTIAALRKLKDGNGAYMWQAALVAGEPDKLLGYPVYTSAYMPTIEAGAKTIIFGDLSYYNIGDRGSRSFAELRELFAGNGMVGFVAKERVDGKLVLPEAIKVLQQKA, from the coding sequence ATGACGATTACAGAAATGCGTAACAAGCGCAAAAAGCTCATTGAAACAATGGACGGGTTCTTGGACACTCATAAAACCAAGAATGGCACATTGTCCGCAGAAGATGATAAAACCTACAAAACCATGGAAGATGAGATCACTGAACTCACGAATGAAATCCATCGCATGGAAAGACGTGAAGCAATCGAGGCTGAACTTGAAAAACCTGTCAGCAAGCCAATCATTGAAAATCCGATGAATGGTCGACTGGATAACAGTGAAATTAAAACTGGCCGAGCAGCTGATTCTTATAAGACTGCCATGCTTTCAGCCCTTCGCTCAAACTTCCGTAATGTATCCAATGTCCTACAAGAAGGGGTAGACGCAGATGGTGGCTATCTCGTACCCGAAGAATACGACAGCAGATTGATTGATGGTCTGGAAGAAGAGAATATCATTCGTAAGCTGGGTCACAGAATTACCACATCAGGTGAGCGAAAAATCAATATTGCAGCTACAAAACCTGCAGCTGCATGGATTGATGAAGGTGAAGCACTGACCTTTAGTGATGCTACATTCTCTCAGATTAATCTGGATGCCCATAAACTTCATGTGGCAGTCAAGGTGACTGAAGAGCTGCTTTATGATAATGCCTTCCAGCTTGAGAATTACATTATTAAGGAGTTTTATAAGGCTCTGGCTAATGCGGAAGAAGATGCCTTTATCAATGGTGATGGCACAGGAAAACCTCTAGGCATTCTTGCTGCTAGTGGTGGTGCTGAAGTAGGAGTGACTGCTGCCTCTGCCACAGCAATTACGGCCGATGAAGTGATTAATTTAGTGTATTCACTGAAACGTCCATACCGTAAGAATGCAGTCTTTATTTTAAATGACCAGACCATTGCGGCACTTAGAAAACTAAAGGACGGTAACGGTGCCTATATGTGGCAAGCAGCTCTTGTTGCGGGTGAACCAGATAAACTACTTGGCTATCCTGTTTATACATCTGCTTATATGCCCACCATTGAGGCAGGTGCTAAAACCATTATCTTTGGAGATTTGTCTTACTACAATATCGGCGATCGTGGGTCTCGCTCATTTGCAGAGCTTCGGGAACTTTTTGCTGGCAATGGCATGGTTGGTTTTGTGGCGAAAGAACGTGTTGATGGAAAGCTTGTACTTCCTGAAGCAATCAAAGTTCTTCAGCAGAAAGCCTAA
- a CDS encoding site-specific DNA-methyltransferase gives MLIEKKNTKDLIPATYNPRKDLKPGDAEYEKLKRSIEQFGYVEPVIWNKVTGHVVGGHQRLKVLMDMGISEVECVVIEMDEEKEKALNIALNKISGDWDKDKLALLIADLQGVDFDVSLTGFDPKELDDLFKDTLKEGIHDDDFDVEEELKKPAISKFGDIWTLGRHRLICGDSTQKETYDLLMNKKKANLCVTDPPYNVNYEGAAGKIKNDHMANDAFYQFLLDAFINIEDVLADDASIYVFHADTEGFNFRKAFSDAGFYLSGCCIWKKDSLVLGRSPYQWQHEPVLFGWKKKGKHQWYTGRKETTIWEFDKPKRNGDHPTMKPIPLLAYPIVNSSMTNTIVLDPFGGSGSTLIACEQSERICYTAELDEKFCDVIIKRYIEQVGTSKEVSVQRDGLSYGFDELELAADE, from the coding sequence ATGTTGATTGAAAAGAAGAATACAAAAGACCTCATCCCTGCAACATACAATCCTCGTAAAGATTTGAAACCTGGTGATGCAGAATACGAAAAGCTAAAACGATCCATTGAACAATTTGGTTATGTAGAGCCAGTTATCTGGAATAAGGTGACCGGCCATGTTGTTGGTGGACACCAAAGACTGAAGGTTCTCATGGATATGGGTATTTCTGAAGTTGAGTGTGTTGTTATCGAAATGGACGAAGAGAAAGAGAAAGCACTCAATATCGCACTCAATAAAATTAGCGGTGATTGGGATAAGGATAAATTAGCTCTTTTAATTGCAGATTTACAAGGTGTAGATTTTGATGTTTCCCTAACTGGATTTGACCCTAAAGAACTAGATGACTTATTTAAAGACACGCTGAAAGAGGGGATCCACGATGATGACTTTGATGTGGAGGAAGAACTTAAAAAACCAGCAATCAGTAAGTTTGGTGACATCTGGACGCTTGGCAGACACAGGCTTATCTGTGGTGACTCCACCCAGAAAGAAACCTATGATCTGCTGATGAATAAAAAGAAGGCAAACTTGTGTGTAACAGATCCTCCCTACAATGTGAATTATGAAGGTGCTGCAGGGAAAATCAAAAATGACCATATGGCAAATGATGCCTTCTACCAGTTCCTCTTAGACGCCTTTATCAATATCGAAGATGTTCTGGCAGACGATGCCTCCATCTACGTATTCCATGCCGACACCGAAGGGTTTAATTTTAGAAAAGCCTTCTCGGATGCCGGTTTTTATTTGTCCGGCTGTTGTATATGGAAAAAGGACTCCCTTGTGCTGGGTCGTTCTCCTTATCAATGGCAGCACGAACCTGTGCTGTTTGGCTGGAAAAAGAAAGGCAAGCATCAGTGGTATACGGGCAGGAAAGAAACCACCATCTGGGAATTTGATAAGCCGAAGAGAAATGGCGACCATCCTACGATGAAACCCATTCCTCTGCTCGCCTATCCAATTGTAAATTCCTCGATGACTAACACCATTGTGCTAGATCCTTTTGGTGGCAGTGGTAGTACCTTAATTGCTTGTGAACAATCAGAGCGCATTTGCTACACGGCAGAACTAGATGAGAAGTTTTGCGATGTCATCATTAAACGCTACATTGAACAGGTTGGAACTTCCAAAGAAGTCAGTGTTCAAAGAGACGGGCTTAGCTATGGTTTTGATGAGTTGGAATTAGCTGCGGATGAATAG
- a CDS encoding terminase large subunit has protein sequence MRKLKKYKPTPFMAKDSIYDKDAADYAVNFIECLSHTKGKWSGKPFELIDWQEQIIRDLFGTLKPDGYRQFNTAYIEIPKKMGKSELAAAVALLLTCGDGEERAEVYGCAADRQQASIVFEVAADMVRMSPALSKRVKILSATKRIIFQPTNSFYQVLSAEAYSKHGFNIHGVVFDELHTQPNRKLFDVMTKGSGDARTQPLYFLITTAGSDTKSICYETHQKAKDLMEKRKIDPTFYPVIYGADESDDWTSPKVWKKANPSLGITVGIDKVKAACESAKQNPAEENAFRQLRLNQWVKQAVRWMPMDRWDKCAFAVNEEDLLGRVCYGGLDLSSSIDITAFVLVFPPLDEDDKYIILPYFWLPEETLSARVNRDHVPYDVWEKQDHLKTTEGNVVHYGFIEKFIEELGEKYNIREIAFDRWGAVQMVQNLEGMGFTVVPFGQGFKDMSPPTKELMKLTLEEKVAHGGHPVLRWMMDNIFVRTDPAGNIKPDKEKSSEKIDGAVATIMALDRAIRCGNDTSASVYDNRGILFI, from the coding sequence ATCAGAAAACTAAAGAAATATAAACCGACACCTTTTATGGCTAAGGACTCTATCTACGATAAAGACGCTGCAGATTATGCGGTCAACTTTATTGAATGTTTAAGTCATACCAAAGGGAAATGGTCTGGAAAACCATTTGAACTGATTGATTGGCAAGAACAAATTATTAGAGACCTCTTTGGCACACTGAAACCAGATGGCTATCGGCAATTTAATACCGCCTATATTGAGATTCCTAAGAAAATGGGGAAATCTGAATTAGCGGCAGCTGTCGCACTACTGCTTACTTGTGGTGATGGTGAAGAAAGAGCCGAGGTTTATGGTTGCGCCGCAGACAGGCAACAGGCATCCATTGTTTTTGAAGTGGCTGCTGACATGGTGCGTATGAGTCCGGCACTGAGTAAACGAGTCAAAATCTTATCGGCAACAAAACGGATCATTTTCCAACCGACTAATAGTTTTTATCAAGTGCTGTCAGCAGAGGCCTATTCAAAGCATGGATTTAATATTCATGGTGTTGTTTTTGATGAGCTGCATACGCAGCCCAACAGAAAACTCTTTGATGTCATGACCAAAGGTTCTGGTGATGCCAGAACGCAGCCCCTATATTTTCTGATCACCACGGCAGGCTCTGATACAAAATCAATCTGCTATGAAACCCATCAGAAAGCCAAAGACCTCATGGAGAAAAGAAAGATTGATCCAACCTTTTATCCGGTTATTTATGGAGCAGATGAGTCCGATGATTGGACCAGTCCAAAGGTGTGGAAAAAAGCGAATCCAAGCCTTGGCATAACGGTAGGGATTGATAAGGTAAAAGCCGCTTGTGAATCAGCCAAGCAAAACCCTGCAGAAGAGAATGCCTTTAGACAGCTAAGGCTTAATCAGTGGGTCAAACAAGCTGTTCGATGGATGCCAATGGATAGATGGGATAAATGCGCCTTTGCTGTAAATGAAGAGGATTTGCTTGGCAGAGTATGTTATGGCGGACTAGACCTTTCTAGCTCCATTGATATTACTGCCTTTGTATTGGTGTTTCCTCCCCTAGATGAGGATGATAAATACATCATTCTTCCCTACTTTTGGCTGCCAGAAGAAACTCTAAGTGCCAGGGTCAACCGTGACCATGTTCCCTATGATGTCTGGGAAAAGCAGGATCACCTTAAAACAACCGAAGGCAATGTGGTCCATTACGGTTTTATTGAGAAGTTTATTGAAGAACTTGGCGAAAAGTACAACATTCGTGAGATTGCTTTTGACCGTTGGGGAGCCGTACAAATGGTTCAAAACCTAGAAGGCATGGGCTTTACTGTTGTCCCCTTTGGTCAAGGATTTAAGGATATGAGTCCACCGACTAAGGAACTGATGAAATTAACGCTAGAAGAAAAGGTTGCTCATGGTGGGCATCCTGTACTTCGTTGGATGATGGATAACATTTTTGTTCGAACAGACCCGGCAGGCAACATCAAGCCGGACAAGGAAAAATCATCAGAAAAGATTGATGGTGCAGTGGCAACGATTATGGCTCTTGATCGAGCGATTCGTTGTGGCAATGATACGAGTGCTTCGGTTTATGACAACCGAGGCATTCTCTTTATATGA
- a CDS encoding Clp protease ClpP has translation MKNKMFWRWKNQASEQEERVLELYGTIAEESWFDDDVTPQMFRNELFSGKGPITLWINSPGGDCIAASQIYTMLMDYPDEVTVKIDGVAASAASVIAMAGTKVLMAPTALMMIHNPATITMGDHEDMKRAIEMLDEVKESIINAYEIKTGVSRIKLSHLMDAETWMNANKAIELGFADDVLKDEKQSEPTFSAYAFSRKAVATNLLNKIAEKNKPIQAEESAKPQGRSIDELKERLLIIKKYI, from the coding sequence ATGAAGAACAAGATGTTTTGGCGATGGAAGAACCAAGCAAGCGAACAAGAAGAACGAGTTCTTGAGCTTTATGGAACAATCGCTGAAGAAAGCTGGTTTGATGATGATGTGACCCCGCAGATGTTTAGAAATGAACTCTTTAGCGGAAAAGGACCCATCACCTTATGGATTAACTCACCGGGTGGAGATTGCATTGCCGCAAGTCAGATTTATACCATGTTGATGGATTATCCAGATGAGGTCACCGTCAAGATTGATGGGGTTGCAGCATCAGCTGCTTCTGTCATTGCCATGGCAGGAACAAAGGTATTGATGGCTCCGACAGCACTGATGATGATTCATAATCCAGCAACCATCACGATGGGTGATCATGAAGACATGAAACGAGCGATTGAGATGTTAGATGAGGTGAAAGAAAGCATTATCAATGCCTATGAGATTAAGACTGGAGTATCTCGCATCAAACTATCTCATCTGATGGATGCTGAAACCTGGATGAATGCCAACAAAGCCATAGAACTTGGCTTTGCAGACGATGTGCTAAAGGATGAGAAACAATCCGAACCCACTTTTTCTGCCTATGCGTTTTCTAGAAAAGCAGTGGCTACGAATCTGCTAAATAAAATTGCAGAAAAGAATAAACCAATTCAGGCAGAGGAATCTGCCAAACCCCAAGGGCGCTCAATTGATGAACTCAAGGAGCGTCTTTTAATTATCAAAAAATATATATAA
- a CDS encoding phage portal protein, translating into MGFLSSFFKARDKPTDRAVSSNYTFLMGSTTAGKTVTERSALQMTAVYSCVRILAEAVAGLPLHLYRYTEDGGKEKAIDHSLYKLLHDEPNPEMSSFVFRETMMTHLLLWGNCYAQIIRNGKGEVVGLYPLMPNRMSVHRDESGQLYYLYTRGADDVNSTKGMTVKLSTSDVLHIPGLGFDGLVGYSPIAMAKNAIGLAIATEEYGAKFFANGAAPSGVLEHPGTIKEPGKVREAWQSQFGGSANSNKIAVLEEGMKYTPISISPEQAQFLETRKFQINEIARIFRVPPHMVGDLEKSSFSNIEQQSLEFVKYTLDPWVVRWEQTLARTLFTPEEKKKYFFRFNVEGLLRGDYVSRMSGYATARQNGWMSANDIRELENLDRIPAEDGGDMYLVNGNMLPLTKAGAFAKTNEDGKEEDLDEEQDVLAMEEPSKRTRRTSS; encoded by the coding sequence TTGGGATTTTTATCGTCGTTTTTTAAGGCAAGAGATAAGCCTACTGACAGAGCAGTGAGTTCCAACTATACATTTCTAATGGGCTCTACCACAGCGGGTAAAACAGTGACCGAACGGTCGGCACTTCAAATGACGGCCGTATACTCTTGTGTTCGAATATTAGCTGAAGCAGTAGCAGGTCTTCCTCTACACCTTTATCGTTATACAGAGGATGGTGGCAAGGAAAAAGCAATTGACCATTCCCTATATAAACTTTTGCATGATGAACCAAATCCTGAGATGAGTTCTTTTGTGTTTAGAGAAACAATGATGACTCATCTTTTATTATGGGGGAATTGTTATGCGCAGATTATTCGTAATGGCAAAGGTGAAGTTGTAGGACTCTACCCCTTGATGCCAAATCGGATGTCAGTTCATCGAGATGAGAGTGGGCAGCTCTATTACTTATATACCAGAGGTGCAGATGATGTGAACAGTACGAAGGGTATGACAGTAAAACTTAGTACCTCCGATGTACTTCATATTCCCGGACTCGGGTTTGATGGACTGGTTGGCTACTCCCCGATTGCGATGGCTAAAAATGCGATTGGTCTAGCCATTGCAACAGAGGAATATGGAGCCAAGTTCTTTGCTAACGGTGCTGCTCCAAGTGGTGTGTTGGAGCATCCGGGAACGATTAAAGAACCTGGGAAAGTCAGAGAGGCTTGGCAGTCACAATTTGGTGGCAGTGCCAATTCCAACAAAATAGCTGTGCTTGAAGAAGGGATGAAATATACACCGATTTCTATCTCACCAGAACAAGCACAATTCCTTGAAACAAGGAAATTTCAAATCAATGAAATTGCTCGGATTTTTAGAGTCCCTCCCCACATGGTAGGCGACCTTGAAAAATCGAGCTTTTCAAATATTGAGCAACAATCCCTTGAGTTTGTGAAATACACCTTAGACCCGTGGGTAGTGCGTTGGGAGCAAACCCTAGCACGCACCCTTTTTACACCGGAAGAAAAGAAAAAATACTTCTTTAGATTCAATGTAGAAGGTCTGCTTAGAGGGGATTATGTTAGTCGTATGAGCGGATATGCCACAGCAAGGCAGAACGGTTGGATGAGTGCCAATGATATTCGAGAGCTTGAAAACCTAGACCGTATCCCAGCAGAGGACGGTGGTGACATGTACCTTGTCAACGGTAATATGCTCCCTCTTACAAAGGCAGGTGCATTCGCAAAAACAAACGAGGATGGAAAGGAGGAAGACTTGGATGAAGAACAAGATGTTTTGGCGATGGAAGAACCAAGCAAGCGAACAAGAAGAACGAGTTCTTGA